From a region of the Calonectris borealis chromosome 2, bCalBor7.hap1.2, whole genome shotgun sequence genome:
- the KLHL18 gene encoding kelch-like protein 18 isoform X1, with protein MLEAAAAEPELDPEDLVHFSVGDLPSRGYGVMGEIRRQGKLCDVTLKVGDHKFSAHRIVLAASIPYFHAMFTNDMMECKQDEIVMQGMDPSALEALINFAYNGHLAIDQQNVQSLLMGASFLQLQNIKDACCTFLRERLHPKNCLGVRQFAETMMCAVLYDAANSFIHQHFVEVSMSEEFLALPFEDVLELVSRDELNVKSEEQVFEAALAWIRYDRDQRESFLPELLSKIRLPLCRPQFLTDRVQQDDLVRCCHKCRDLVDEAKDYHLMPERRPHLPAFKTRPRCCTSIAGLIYAVGGLNSAGDSLNVVEVFDPIANRWEKCQPMTTARSRVGVAVVNGLLYAIGGYDGQLRLSTVEVYNPEMDSWSKVESMNSKRSAMGTVVLDGQIYVCGGYDGNSSLNSVESYSPETNKWTVVTPMSSNRSAAGVTVFEGRIYVSGGHDGLQIFNSVEYYNHHTATWHPVASMLNKRCRHGAASLGSKMFVCGGYDGSGFLSIAEVYSSMADQWYLIVPMNTRRSRVSLVANCGRLYAVGGYDGQSNLSSVEMYDPETNRWTFMAPMVCHEGGVGVGCIPLLTI; from the exons gTAGGGGACCATAAATTCAGCGCTCACCGGATCGTGCTGGCAGCTTCTATCCCGTACTTCCACGCCATGTTCACCAACGACATGATGGAGTGCAAGCAGGATGAGATTGTCATGCAGGGGATGGATCCCAG TGCACTTGAGGCTCTGATCAACTTTGCCTACAATGGTCACCTGGCAATAGATCAGCAGAATGTCCAGTCTCTGCTGATGGGGGCAAGTTTCCTTCAGCTGCAGAACATCAAAGACGCTTGCTGCACTTTCCTCAGAGAGAG gcTTCACCCTAAGAACTGTCTGGGAGTGCGGCAGTTTGCAGAGACGATGATGTGTGCGGTGCTCTACGACGCTGCCAACAGCTTCATTCATCAGCACTTTGTGGAGGTATCCATGTCCGAAGAGTTCCTGGCACTGCCTTTTGAAGACGTCCTGGAGCTCGTTTCTAGGGATGAGCTCAACGTGAAGTCTGAAGAGCAG GTGTTTGAAGCTGCGTTAGCTTGGATACGGTATGACCGAGACCAGAGAGAGTCGTTCCTACCCGAGCTCCTGTCCAAAATCCGCCTACCCCTTTGTCGACCTCAGTTTCTCACTGACCGCGTGCAGCAAGATGACCTGGTCCGCTGCTGCCACAAATGCAG GGATCTAGTTGATGAGGCAAAAGATTATCACCTCATGCCAGAGCGCCGGCCACACCTCCCAGCGTTCAAGACCCGTCCTCGGTGCTGTACATCGATTGCAGGATTGATTTATGCTGTTGGAGGACTTAACTCTGCAG GTGACTCGCTGAATGTGGTGGAAGTCTTTGATCCCATTGCCAATCGCTGGGAGAAGTGCCAGCCGATGACGACGGCCCGGAGCCGAGTCGGGGTAGCGGTGGTGAACGGACTGCTCTATGCCATCGGCGGCTACGACGGTCAGCTAAGGCTGAGCACTGTGGAGGTTTACAACCCGGAGATGGATTCCTGGTCGAAAGTGGAAAGTATGAACAGCAAGCGAAG TGCCATGGGAACAGTGGTGCTGGATGGCCAGATCTACGTATGTGGTGGATACGATGGAAACTCATCCCTCAACTCCGTGGAGTCCTATTCTCCAGAAACAAACAA GTGGACAGTGGTGACCCCCATGAGCTCCAACCGCAGCGCCGCTGGAGTCACCGTCTTCGAGGGCCGGATCTACGTATCGGGAGGGCACGACGGCCTCCAGATCTTCAACAGC GTGGAGTACTACAACCATCACACGGCTACCTGGCACCCGGTGGCCAGCATGCTCAACAAGCGCTGCCGCCACGGCGCGGCCTCCCTGGGCAGCAAGATGTTCGTCTGCGGAGGTTACGACGGCTCTGGCTTCCTCAGCATCGCCGAAGTCTACAGCTCCATGGCGGATCAGTGGTACCTGATCGTCCCTATGAACACTCGGAGGAGCCGCGTCTCCCTCGTTGCAAACTGTGGCCGTCTCTACGCGGTGGGGGGTTACGACGGACAGTCCAACCTCAGCTCGGTAGAAATGTATGACCCGGAGACAAACCGCTGGACGTTCATGGCCCCGATGGTGTGCCACGAGGGAGGGGTTGGCGTGGGCTGCATACCCCTCCTGACCATCTGA
- the KLHL18 gene encoding kelch-like protein 18 isoform X2 yields MLEAAAAEPELDPEDLVHFSVGDLPSRGYGVMGEIRRQGKLCDVTLKVGDHKFSAHRIVLAASIPYFHAMFTNDMMECKQDEIVMQGMDPSALEALINFAYNGHLAIDQQNVQSLLMGASFLQLQNIKDACCTFLRERLHPKNCLGVRQFAETMMCAVLYDAANSFIHQHFVEVSMSEEFLALPFEDVLELVSRDELNVKSEEQVFEAALAWIRYDRDQRESFLPELLSKIRLPLCRPQFLTDRVQQDDLVRCCHKCRDLVDEAKDYHLMPERRPHLPAFKTRPRCCTSIAGLIYAVGGLNSAANFYAGDSLNVVEVFDPIANRWEKCQPMTTARSRVGVAVVNGLLYAIGGYDGQLRLSTVEVYNPEMDSWSKVESMNSKRSAMGTVVLDGQIYVCGGYDGNSSLNSVESYSPETNKWTVVTPMSSNRSAAGVTVFEGRIYVSGGHDGLQIFNSVEYYNHHTATWHPVASMLNKRCRHGAASLGSKMFVCGGYDGSGFLSIAEVYSSMADQWYLIVPMNTRRSRVSLVANCGRLYAVGGYDGQSNLSSVEMYDPETNRWTFMAPMVCHEGGVGVGCIPLLTI; encoded by the exons gTAGGGGACCATAAATTCAGCGCTCACCGGATCGTGCTGGCAGCTTCTATCCCGTACTTCCACGCCATGTTCACCAACGACATGATGGAGTGCAAGCAGGATGAGATTGTCATGCAGGGGATGGATCCCAG TGCACTTGAGGCTCTGATCAACTTTGCCTACAATGGTCACCTGGCAATAGATCAGCAGAATGTCCAGTCTCTGCTGATGGGGGCAAGTTTCCTTCAGCTGCAGAACATCAAAGACGCTTGCTGCACTTTCCTCAGAGAGAG gcTTCACCCTAAGAACTGTCTGGGAGTGCGGCAGTTTGCAGAGACGATGATGTGTGCGGTGCTCTACGACGCTGCCAACAGCTTCATTCATCAGCACTTTGTGGAGGTATCCATGTCCGAAGAGTTCCTGGCACTGCCTTTTGAAGACGTCCTGGAGCTCGTTTCTAGGGATGAGCTCAACGTGAAGTCTGAAGAGCAG GTGTTTGAAGCTGCGTTAGCTTGGATACGGTATGACCGAGACCAGAGAGAGTCGTTCCTACCCGAGCTCCTGTCCAAAATCCGCCTACCCCTTTGTCGACCTCAGTTTCTCACTGACCGCGTGCAGCAAGATGACCTGGTCCGCTGCTGCCACAAATGCAG GGATCTAGTTGATGAGGCAAAAGATTATCACCTCATGCCAGAGCGCCGGCCACACCTCCCAGCGTTCAAGACCCGTCCTCGGTGCTGTACATCGATTGCAGGATTGATTTATGCTGTTGGAGGACTTAACTCTGCAG CAAATTTTTATGCAGGTGACTCGCTGAATGTGGTGGAAGTCTTTGATCCCATTGCCAATCGCTGGGAGAAGTGCCAGCCGATGACGACGGCCCGGAGCCGAGTCGGGGTAGCGGTGGTGAACGGACTGCTCTATGCCATCGGCGGCTACGACGGTCAGCTAAGGCTGAGCACTGTGGAGGTTTACAACCCGGAGATGGATTCCTGGTCGAAAGTGGAAAGTATGAACAGCAAGCGAAG TGCCATGGGAACAGTGGTGCTGGATGGCCAGATCTACGTATGTGGTGGATACGATGGAAACTCATCCCTCAACTCCGTGGAGTCCTATTCTCCAGAAACAAACAA GTGGACAGTGGTGACCCCCATGAGCTCCAACCGCAGCGCCGCTGGAGTCACCGTCTTCGAGGGCCGGATCTACGTATCGGGAGGGCACGACGGCCTCCAGATCTTCAACAGC GTGGAGTACTACAACCATCACACGGCTACCTGGCACCCGGTGGCCAGCATGCTCAACAAGCGCTGCCGCCACGGCGCGGCCTCCCTGGGCAGCAAGATGTTCGTCTGCGGAGGTTACGACGGCTCTGGCTTCCTCAGCATCGCCGAAGTCTACAGCTCCATGGCGGATCAGTGGTACCTGATCGTCCCTATGAACACTCGGAGGAGCCGCGTCTCCCTCGTTGCAAACTGTGGCCGTCTCTACGCGGTGGGGGGTTACGACGGACAGTCCAACCTCAGCTCGGTAGAAATGTATGACCCGGAGACAAACCGCTGGACGTTCATGGCCCCGATGGTGTGCCACGAGGGAGGGGTTGGCGTGGGCTGCATACCCCTCCTGACCATCTGA